A DNA window from Canis lupus dingo isolate Sandy chromosome 2, ASM325472v2, whole genome shotgun sequence contains the following coding sequences:
- the BAMBI gene encoding BMP and activin membrane-bound inhibitor homolog → MDRHSSYIFIWLQLELCAMAVLLTRGEIRCYCDAAHCVATGYMCKSELSACFSRLLDPQNTNSPLTHGCLDSLANTADICQAKQARNHSGTTMPTLECCHEDMCNYRGLHDVLAPPKGEASGQGNRYQHDGSRNLITKVQELTSSKELWFRAAVIAVPIAGGLILVLLIMLALRMLRSENKRLQDQRQQMLSRLHYSFHGHHSKKGQVAKLDLECMVPVSGHENCCLTCDKMRQADLSNEKILSLVHWGMYSGHGKLEFV, encoded by the exons ATGGATCGCCATTCCAGCTACATCTTCATCTGGCTGCAGCTCGAACTCTGCGCCATGGCCGTGCTGCTCACCAGAG GTGAAATCAGATGCTACTGTGATGCTGCCCACTGCGTGGCAACTGGTTATATGTGTAAATCTGAGCTGAGCGCCTGCTTCTCTAGACTTCTTGATCCTCAGAACACAAATTCCCCGCTCACCCATGGCTGCCTGGACTCTCTCGCAAACACGGCAGACATCTGCCAAGCCAAACAGGCACGAAACCACTCTGGCACCACCATGCCCACATTGGAATGCTGTCATGAAGATATGTGCAATTACAGAGGGCTGCATGATGTGCTCGCTCCTCCCAAGGGGGAGGCCTCAG GACAAGGAAACCGCTATCAGCACGATGGCAGTAGAAACCTCATCACCAAAGTCCAGGAGCTGACTTCCTCCAAAGAGTTGTGGTTCCGGGCGGCTGTGATTGCTGTTCCCATTGCCGGCGGCCTAATTCTGGTGTTGCTTATTATGTTAGCCTTGAGGATGCTTCGAAGTGAAAACAAGAGACTGCAGGATCAACGGCAACAGATGCTGTCCCGTTTGCACTACAGCTTCCATGGACACCATTCCAAAAAGGGGCAGGTGGCAAAGTTAGACTTGGAATGCATGGTGCCAGTGAGCGGGCATGAGAACTGCTGTCTGACCTGTGACAAAATGAGACAAGCAGACCTCAGCAACGAGAAGATCCTCTCGCTCGTCCATTGGGGCATGTACAGTGGGCACGGGAAGCTGGAATTCGTATGA